The Paraburkholderia acidisoli genome contains a region encoding:
- a CDS encoding RidA family protein has protein sequence MKRIGAEGGKGQGGQHLPFARAVEADGWLYVSGQTPMENGEVINGNIVEQSHKAIQNLFAILKEAGYGAEHVVRCGVWLDDARDFTSFNKVFREYFGEHPPARACVQSSMVVDCKVEVDCVAYKAPAGK, from the coding sequence ATGAAACGAATTGGAGCGGAAGGCGGCAAGGGGCAGGGCGGACAACATCTGCCGTTCGCGCGTGCCGTGGAAGCCGACGGCTGGCTGTACGTCTCGGGCCAGACGCCGATGGAAAACGGCGAGGTCATCAACGGCAATATCGTCGAGCAGTCGCACAAGGCGATCCAGAACCTGTTCGCGATCCTGAAGGAGGCGGGCTACGGCGCGGAGCACGTCGTGCGCTGCGGCGTGTGGCTCGACGACGCGCGCGATTTCACCTCGTTCAACAAGGTGTTCCGCGAGTATTTCGGCGAGCATCCGCCGGCACGCGCGTGCGTGCAGTCGAGCATGGTGGTGGACTGCAAGGTCGAAGTGGACTGCGTGGCGTATAAGGCGCCGGCGGGGAAGTAA
- a CDS encoding type II toxin-antitoxin system RelE/ParE family toxin, with protein sequence MYNRTHLKPLEFRGSSYADLCKFPPDIRKEAGRQLQRVQEGREPNDWKPMNPVGRGAREIRLRDASGAFRVIYVTQIGEVIYVLHCFQKKSERTAFVDLSLAARRYRDVVKELRS encoded by the coding sequence TTGTATAATCGAACCCACTTGAAACCGCTGGAATTTCGCGGCAGCAGCTATGCGGATCTTTGCAAGTTTCCGCCTGACATCCGCAAGGAAGCGGGTCGCCAGTTACAGCGCGTGCAGGAAGGCCGCGAACCAAACGACTGGAAGCCGATGAATCCAGTCGGGCGTGGCGCACGGGAAATCCGTCTACGCGACGCTTCCGGCGCATTTCGCGTGATTTACGTGACGCAGATCGGCGAAGTCATTTATGTCTTGCACTGCTTTCAGAAAAAATCCGAAAGAACCGCGTTCGTCGATCTGTCGCTCGCCGCGCGGCGCTACCGCGATGTAGTCAAGGAGTTGCGATCATGA
- a CDS encoding IclR family transcriptional regulator — MNKAMSPSVAGHDEASAAPSRTASRGTGATGGHGGADEIGLASSLLDGSMQQAGTQTLLRGLAILEAAAAGVRDLRSFGAVLGTTRSTTHRLVSSLVQARYLRQVQGGYLLGPKLIELGTIALEQMPLTAVARAHLQALADETLDTIHLGVRDGDDVLYIDKIPGQRGLEMRSRVGHRMPLASTGIGKAMMLDLAPQTWRELFDASRRTLAGVSFRPDSSLEPETFIKRMATYAAGGYTFDLEENEISIRCVAAPVRDASGAVVAALSVASTIPYMPLERMDELIPVVQREARAISQELGWRAPQPATRRIRR; from the coding sequence ATGAACAAAGCGATGTCCCCCTCGGTTGCCGGGCACGACGAAGCGTCGGCGGCGCCCTCGCGTACGGCTTCGCGCGGCACCGGCGCCACGGGCGGCCACGGCGGCGCCGACGAAATCGGCCTCGCCAGCTCGCTGCTCGACGGCTCGATGCAACAGGCCGGCACGCAAACGCTGCTGCGCGGCCTCGCGATTCTCGAAGCCGCCGCCGCCGGCGTGCGCGATCTGCGTTCGTTCGGCGCGGTGCTCGGCACCACGCGCAGCACCACGCATCGCCTCGTTTCCAGCCTCGTGCAAGCGCGCTATCTGCGGCAGGTGCAGGGCGGCTATCTGCTCGGCCCGAAGCTGATCGAACTCGGCACGATCGCGCTCGAACAGATGCCGCTCACGGCCGTGGCGCGCGCGCATCTGCAAGCCCTCGCCGACGAAACGCTCGACACGATCCATCTGGGCGTGCGCGACGGCGACGACGTGCTCTACATCGACAAGATTCCCGGCCAGCGCGGCCTCGAAATGCGCTCGCGCGTCGGGCACCGCATGCCGCTCGCGTCCACGGGCATCGGCAAGGCGATGATGCTCGACCTCGCGCCGCAAACGTGGCGCGAACTGTTCGACGCCTCGCGCCGCACGCTCGCGGGCGTGAGCTTTCGCCCCGACAGCAGCCTCGAACCCGAGACGTTCATCAAGCGCATGGCCACCTATGCGGCTGGCGGCTACACGTTCGATCTCGAAGAAAACGAAATCTCGATCCGCTGCGTGGCGGCGCCCGTGCGCGACGCCTCGGGCGCGGTCGTCGCGGCGCTCTCCGTCGCGAGCACGATTCCTTACATGCCGCTCGAACGCATGGATGAACTGATTCCCGTCGTGCAGCGCGAAGCGCGCGCGATTTCGCAGGAACTCGGCTGGCGCGCGCCGCAGCCGGCTACGCGCAGGATTCGTCGATGA
- a CDS encoding 2-dehydro-3-deoxygalactonokinase, whose protein sequence is MARENDVKGAGAAHDATPDLSQAALIALDWGTTSLRAYLFDAAGKVLATRASTAGIMNLPVPAEEGGFDVAFDEAVGVWLAQAPGLPVLAAGMVGSAQGWVQAPYVETPAGAQALVDGIVRVRAASGAEVAVVPGVLEPGALPNVMRGEETQIFGALTAAGTVSGADSGASGATSNVDDTGDAPPALIGLPGTHAKWVVVEGERIARFYTFMTGEIYAALCAHTILGRTMKHPVDPDTAAFLRGVSVAREQGCVGLLATAFSARTLGLTGQLAADEQPDYLSGLVIGHELAGLEAALARRDVSLAACAPQLIGAEALCERYRLALAQFGCDGARLVRHATEHGLWRIAVQAGLVTPR, encoded by the coding sequence ATGGCGCGCGAGAACGACGTGAAGGGTGCCGGCGCGGCGCACGATGCGACGCCGGACCTGAGCCAGGCGGCGTTGATCGCGCTCGACTGGGGCACGACCTCGCTGCGCGCGTATCTGTTCGATGCGGCGGGCAAGGTGCTGGCCACGCGCGCCTCGACGGCGGGCATCATGAATCTGCCGGTGCCGGCCGAGGAAGGCGGCTTCGACGTGGCATTCGACGAAGCGGTGGGCGTGTGGCTCGCTCAGGCGCCCGGTCTGCCCGTGCTGGCGGCCGGCATGGTCGGCAGCGCGCAGGGCTGGGTGCAGGCGCCGTACGTGGAAACGCCCGCGGGCGCGCAGGCGCTGGTGGACGGCATCGTGCGGGTGCGCGCGGCCTCGGGCGCCGAGGTGGCCGTGGTGCCCGGCGTGCTCGAACCCGGCGCCTTGCCCAACGTGATGCGCGGCGAGGAAACGCAGATTTTCGGCGCGTTGACGGCGGCTGGCACCGTATCCGGCGCGGATTCGGGCGCCTCGGGCGCGACATCGAATGTCGATGACACCGGCGACGCCCCGCCCGCGCTGATCGGCCTGCCCGGCACGCACGCGAAATGGGTCGTGGTGGAAGGCGAGCGCATCGCGCGCTTCTACACCTTCATGACCGGCGAGATCTACGCGGCGTTGTGCGCGCACACGATTCTCGGCCGCACGATGAAGCATCCCGTCGATCCCGACACGGCGGCGTTTCTGCGCGGCGTGAGCGTGGCGCGCGAGCAAGGCTGCGTCGGTTTGCTGGCCACCGCGTTCAGCGCGCGCACGCTCGGTCTCACGGGCCAGCTGGCCGCCGACGAACAGCCCGACTATCTCTCGGGCCTCGTCATCGGGCACGAACTCGCGGGCCTCGAAGCGGCGCTGGCGCGACGCGACGTCTCGCTCGCCGCGTGCGCGCCGCAACTGATCGGCGCCGAGGCGCTGTGCGAGCGCTACCGGCTCGCGCTCGCGCAGTTCGGCTGCGACGGCGCGCGTCTGGTGCGGCACGCGACCGAGCACGGCCTCTGGCGCATCGCCGTGCAGGCCGGCCTCGTCACGCCGCGCTGA
- a CDS encoding 2-dehydro-3-deoxy-6-phosphogalactonate aldolase: MQPELNLPAPYTPHAGFVTAFAACRMVAIVRGIQPAEAAEHGRALYEAGFRLIEVPLNSPQPLDSIAAIRKVLPADALVGAGTVLSTERVRDVRNAGGELIVMPHADVDVILAAKLQGLACVPGVATPTEAFSALKHGADALKMFPAEQLGPAVTKAWRAVVPAIVPLLPVGGVTPDNMGPQLAAGATGFGLGSALYKPGQDVATTRANAIAFIEGWKRTHDARGAQK, translated from the coding sequence ATGCAACCCGAACTGAACCTGCCCGCACCGTACACGCCGCACGCCGGCTTCGTCACGGCTTTCGCGGCGTGCCGCATGGTCGCGATCGTGCGCGGCATCCAGCCCGCCGAAGCCGCAGAGCACGGCCGCGCGCTCTACGAGGCGGGCTTTCGCCTGATCGAGGTGCCGCTCAACTCGCCGCAGCCGCTGGACAGCATCGCGGCGATCCGCAAAGTGCTGCCCGCCGACGCGCTCGTGGGCGCGGGCACCGTGCTCTCGACCGAACGCGTGCGCGACGTGCGCAACGCGGGCGGCGAGCTGATCGTGATGCCGCATGCCGATGTCGACGTGATCCTCGCCGCGAAGCTGCAAGGGCTCGCCTGCGTGCCGGGCGTCGCCACGCCCACCGAGGCGTTCAGCGCGCTCAAGCACGGCGCCGACGCGCTCAAGATGTTTCCGGCCGAACAGCTCGGCCCGGCCGTGACGAAGGCGTGGCGCGCCGTGGTGCCGGCCATCGTGCCGCTGCTGCCGGTGGGCGGCGTGACGCCCGACAACATGGGGCCGCAGCTCGCGGCGGGCGCGACCGGCTTCGGCCTCGGCTCGGCGCTCTACAAGCCGGGGCAGGACGTGGCGACCACGCGCGCGAACGCCATCGCTTTCATCGAAGGCTGGAAGCGCACGCACGACGCGCGCGGAGCGCAAAAGTGA
- a CDS encoding SDR family oxidoreductase, whose translation MTRLAGKVALVTGAGRGIGAAIARAFAAQGAAVVLAELDLALGETTARAIAAEHAGAQVLAVETDVTQAASVRDAVARAERDFGAVDVLVNNAGINVFADPLTMTDDDWRRCFAVDLDGVWNGCRAVLPGMVERRAGSIVNIASTHSFQIIPGCFPYPVAKHGVIGLTRALGIEYAPKNVRVNAIAPGYIETQLTHDWWNEQPDPQAARDATLALQPMKRIGHPDEVAMTAVFLASDEAPFINASCITIDGGRTALYHD comes from the coding sequence GTGACTCGGCTCGCGGGCAAGGTCGCGCTCGTGACGGGCGCCGGACGCGGCATCGGCGCGGCGATCGCGCGCGCGTTCGCGGCCCAGGGCGCGGCGGTCGTGCTCGCGGAACTCGATCTCGCTTTGGGCGAGACCACGGCGCGCGCCATCGCCGCCGAACACGCGGGCGCGCAGGTGCTCGCGGTAGAGACGGACGTGACGCAGGCCGCCTCGGTGCGCGACGCCGTGGCCCGTGCGGAGCGCGACTTCGGCGCCGTGGACGTGCTCGTGAACAACGCGGGCATCAACGTGTTCGCCGACCCGCTCACGATGACCGACGACGACTGGCGGCGCTGTTTCGCCGTCGATCTGGACGGCGTCTGGAACGGTTGCCGCGCGGTGCTGCCCGGCATGGTCGAGCGGCGCGCGGGCAGCATCGTCAATATCGCGTCCACGCATTCGTTCCAGATCATTCCGGGCTGCTTTCCGTATCCGGTGGCGAAGCACGGCGTGATCGGCTTGACGCGCGCGCTCGGTATCGAGTACGCGCCGAAGAACGTGCGCGTGAACGCGATCGCGCCGGGCTACATCGAAACGCAGCTCACGCACGACTGGTGGAACGAGCAGCCCGACCCGCAGGCCGCGCGCGACGCGACGCTCGCGTTGCAGCCGATGAAGCGTATCGGCCATCCCGACGAAGTGGCGATGACAGCCGTGTTCCTCGCTTCGGACGAAGCGCCGTTCATCAATGCGAGCTGCATCACCATCGACGGCGGCCGCACGGCGCTGTATCACGATTGA
- a CDS encoding arabinose ABC transporter substrate-binding protein — translation MQRRIFLTLVAAAATAMFAQAPIAQAADPVKIGFLVKQPEEPWFQDEWKFAEMAAKEKGFTLVKIGAPSGEKVMSAIDNLAAQKAQGFIICTPDVKLGPGIVAKAKADNLKMMTVDDRLVDGAGKPIESVPHMGISAYNIGKQVGDGIAAEIKKRGWDMKDVGAIDVTYEQLPTAHDRTSGATDALVAAGFPKANIIMAPQAKTDTENAFNAANIALTKNPQFKHWVAYALNDEGVLGAVRAAEGRGFKADNMIGIGIGGSDSALNEFKKPQPTGFYGTVIISPKRHGEETSDLMYAWITQGKEPPKLTLTTGMLATRDNVESVRQQMGLASK, via the coding sequence ATGCAACGACGTATCTTTCTGACGCTGGTGGCCGCCGCTGCCACCGCCATGTTCGCGCAAGCGCCCATCGCGCAGGCCGCCGACCCGGTGAAGATCGGCTTTCTCGTGAAGCAGCCCGAAGAGCCGTGGTTCCAGGACGAGTGGAAGTTCGCCGAAATGGCCGCGAAGGAAAAGGGCTTCACGCTCGTGAAGATCGGCGCGCCCTCGGGTGAAAAGGTGATGAGCGCGATCGACAACCTCGCCGCGCAAAAGGCGCAGGGCTTCATCATCTGCACGCCGGACGTGAAGCTCGGGCCGGGCATCGTCGCCAAGGCGAAGGCCGACAACCTCAAGATGATGACGGTGGACGACCGTCTGGTGGACGGCGCGGGCAAGCCGATCGAGTCGGTGCCGCACATGGGCATTTCGGCTTACAACATCGGCAAGCAGGTGGGCGACGGCATCGCCGCCGAGATCAAGAAGCGCGGCTGGGACATGAAGGACGTGGGCGCGATCGACGTGACCTACGAACAGCTGCCCACGGCGCATGACCGCACCAGCGGCGCGACCGACGCGCTGGTGGCCGCGGGCTTCCCGAAGGCCAACATCATCATGGCGCCGCAAGCCAAGACCGACACGGAAAACGCCTTCAACGCCGCCAACATCGCGCTGACGAAGAACCCGCAGTTCAAGCACTGGGTGGCTTATGCGCTGAACGACGAGGGCGTGCTCGGCGCCGTGCGCGCAGCGGAAGGCCGCGGTTTCAAGGCCGACAACATGATCGGCATTGGCATCGGCGGTTCGGACTCGGCGCTCAACGAGTTCAAGAAGCCGCAACCCACGGGCTTCTACGGCACGGTCATCATCAGCCCGAAGCGTCACGGCGAAGAAACCTCGGACCTGATGTACGCCTGGATCACGCAAGGCAAGGAACCGCCGAAGCTCACGCTGACGACGGGCATGCTGGCCACGCGCGACAACGTGGAAAGCGTGCGTCAGCAGATGGGTCTCGCTTCGAAGTAA
- the araG gene encoding L-arabinose ABC transporter ATP-binding protein AraG — translation MSATLRFDNIGKVFPGVRALDGVSFDVNAGEVHGLMGENGAGKSTLLKILGGEYQPDSGRILIDGNETRFADAAASIGAGIAVIHQELQYVPDLTVMENLLLGALPNSLGWVKRREARAFVRERLAAMGVDLDPAAKLRKLSIAQRQMVEICKALLRNARVIALDEPTSSLSHRETEVLFKLVRELRADNRALIYISHRMDEIYELCNACTIFRDGRKIASHEKLEEVKRETLVAEMVGREISDIYNYAPRELGNTRFAVRGIEGAPLAQAASFEVKAGEIVGFFGLVGAGRSELMQLIYGTHKRRAGELELDGKVIRVKSASDAIRHGIVLCPEDRKEQGIVAMATVSENINISCRRHFLRAGMFLDRKKEAETADRFIKLLKIKTPSRRQKIRFLSGGNQQKAILSRWLAEPDLKVVILDEPTRGIDVGAKHEIYNVIYQLAQRGCAIVMVSSELPEVLGVSDRIVVMREGRISGELPRSAASEHAVLDLALPQGAQKRAA, via the coding sequence GTGTCAGCGACACTGCGTTTTGACAATATCGGCAAGGTGTTCCCTGGCGTGCGCGCGCTCGACGGCGTGTCGTTCGACGTGAACGCGGGCGAAGTGCATGGCCTCATGGGCGAGAACGGCGCGGGCAAGTCCACGCTGCTGAAGATTCTCGGCGGCGAATATCAGCCCGACTCGGGCCGCATCCTGATCGACGGCAACGAGACGCGTTTTGCCGACGCCGCCGCGTCGATCGGCGCGGGCATTGCCGTGATCCATCAGGAACTGCAATACGTGCCCGACCTCACGGTCATGGAAAACCTGCTGCTCGGCGCGCTGCCCAATTCGCTCGGCTGGGTGAAGCGCCGCGAGGCACGCGCGTTCGTGCGCGAACGGCTCGCCGCGATGGGCGTCGATCTCGACCCCGCGGCGAAGCTGCGCAAGCTTTCCATCGCGCAACGCCAGATGGTGGAAATCTGCAAGGCGCTGCTGCGCAACGCGCGCGTGATCGCGCTCGACGAGCCCACCAGCTCGCTCTCGCACCGCGAGACCGAAGTGCTGTTCAAGCTCGTGCGCGAACTGCGCGCCGACAACCGCGCGCTCATCTACATCTCGCACCGCATGGACGAGATCTACGAGCTGTGCAACGCCTGCACGATCTTCCGCGACGGCCGCAAGATCGCCTCGCACGAGAAGCTCGAAGAGGTGAAGCGCGAAACGCTCGTGGCCGAGATGGTGGGCCGCGAGATCAGCGACATCTACAACTACGCGCCGCGCGAGCTGGGCAACACGCGCTTCGCGGTGCGCGGCATCGAAGGCGCGCCGCTCGCGCAGGCCGCGAGCTTCGAGGTGAAGGCGGGCGAGATCGTTGGCTTTTTCGGCCTCGTGGGCGCGGGCCGCAGCGAACTGATGCAGTTGATCTACGGCACCCACAAGCGGCGCGCGGGCGAGCTGGAACTGGACGGCAAGGTCATTCGCGTGAAGAGCGCGAGCGACGCGATCCGTCACGGCATCGTGCTGTGCCCGGAAGATCGCAAGGAGCAGGGCATCGTGGCGATGGCCACGGTTTCGGAGAACATCAACATCAGTTGCCGCCGCCATTTCCTGCGCGCGGGCATGTTCCTCGACCGCAAGAAGGAAGCCGAAACGGCGGACCGCTTCATCAAGCTCCTGAAGATCAAGACGCCGAGCCGCCGCCAGAAGATCCGCTTTCTTTCGGGCGGCAATCAGCAGAAAGCGATTCTGTCGCGCTGGCTCGCCGAGCCGGACCTGAAGGTCGTGATTCTCGACGAGCCCACGCGCGGTATCGACGTGGGCGCGAAGCACGAAATCTACAACGTGATCTACCAGCTCGCGCAACGCGGCTGTGCGATCGTGATGGTGTCATCGGAATTGCCGGAAGTGCTGGGCGTGTCGGACCGCATCGTGGTGATGCGCGAAGGCCGGATTTCGGGTGAGTTGCCGCGTAGCGCGGCGAGCGAACATGCGGTGCTCGATCTCGCGCTGCCGCAAGGCGCGCAGAAGCGCGCGGCATGA
- the araH gene encoding L-arabinose ABC transporter permease AraH — translation MQRENLAADAADAAKSVAHSAAEALIPQKSDKQKWWQQITEYSLIVIFAVMFIVMSLTVDHFFSVENMLGLALSVSQIGMVACTMMFCLASRDFDLSVGSTVAFAGVLCAMVLNATNNTFIAIVAAVAAGAAIGFVNGAVIAYLRINALITTLATMEIVRGLGFIVSHGQAVGVSSDTFIAMGTMAFFGVQMPIWVTLICFIVFGVMLNQTVYGRNTLAIGGNPEASRLAGIKVERTRVWIFLIQGAVTALAGVILAARITSGQPNAAEGFELNVISACVLGGVSLLGGRATISGVVIGVLIMGTVENVMNLLNIDAFYQYLVRGAILLAAVLLDQLKNRGSRD, via the coding sequence ATGCAACGAGAGAATCTGGCGGCGGATGCCGCCGACGCAGCCAAGAGCGTCGCGCACAGCGCAGCGGAAGCGCTTATTCCGCAAAAGTCCGACAAGCAGAAGTGGTGGCAGCAGATCACCGAGTACAGCCTCATCGTGATCTTCGCGGTGATGTTCATCGTGATGTCGCTGACGGTGGATCACTTCTTCTCCGTCGAGAACATGCTCGGTCTCGCGCTGTCGGTTTCGCAGATCGGCATGGTCGCCTGCACGATGATGTTCTGTCTCGCCTCGCGCGACTTCGACCTTTCGGTGGGGTCAACGGTCGCGTTCGCGGGCGTGCTCTGCGCGATGGTGCTCAACGCCACCAATAACACGTTCATCGCGATCGTGGCGGCGGTGGCGGCGGGCGCGGCCATCGGCTTCGTGAACGGCGCGGTGATCGCGTACCTGCGCATCAACGCGCTGATCACCACGCTCGCGACGATGGAAATCGTGCGCGGCCTCGGCTTTATCGTCTCGCACGGTCAGGCCGTGGGGGTTTCGTCCGACACCTTCATCGCCATGGGCACGATGGCCTTCTTCGGCGTGCAAATGCCGATCTGGGTCACGCTCATCTGCTTCATCGTGTTCGGCGTGATGCTCAATCAAACCGTGTACGGCCGCAACACGCTGGCGATCGGCGGCAATCCGGAAGCCTCGCGTCTCGCCGGTATCAAGGTCGAGCGCACGCGCGTGTGGATCTTCCTGATCCAGGGCGCGGTCACGGCGCTCGCGGGTGTGATTCTGGCGGCGCGCATCACCTCGGGCCAGCCGAACGCGGCCGAAGGCTTCGAGCTGAACGTGATCTCGGCGTGCGTGCTGGGCGGCGTTTCGCTGCTGGGCGGCCGCGCGACCATCTCGGGCGTGGTGATCGGCGTGCTGATCATGGGCACGGTCGAGAACGTCATGAACCTGCTCAATATCGACGCGTTCTACCAGTACCTCGTGCGCGGCGCGATCCTGCTGGCGGCGGTGCTGCTCGACCAGTTGAAGAACCGCGGTTCGCGCGACTGA
- a CDS encoding SDR family NAD(P)-dependent oxidoreductase: MSSPANATAHHAHENYARYPSLVDRVVLITGGATGIGASFVEHFAAQGARVAFFDIDASAGQALADELGDSRHKPLFATVDLTDIGALRAAIADVKAALGPIQVLVNNAANDKRHTLASVTPESFDAGVAVNLRHQLFAAQAVAEDMKAARAGSIINLGSISWMLKQAEMPVYTMSKSAVQGLTRGLAKDLGAHGIRVNTLVPGWVMTEKQRRLWLDDEGRANIKRGQCIGEELLPADLARMALFLAADDSRMITAQDVVVDGGWA, from the coding sequence ATGTCGTCCCCGGCTAACGCTACCGCGCATCACGCGCATGAGAACTACGCGCGCTACCCGAGCCTCGTCGACCGCGTCGTGCTGATCACGGGCGGCGCGACCGGTATCGGCGCGTCGTTCGTCGAGCACTTCGCCGCGCAAGGCGCGCGCGTCGCGTTCTTCGACATCGACGCGAGCGCGGGCCAGGCGCTCGCCGACGAACTCGGCGACTCGCGTCACAAGCCGCTGTTCGCCACGGTCGATCTCACCGACATCGGCGCGTTGCGCGCCGCCATCGCCGACGTGAAAGCCGCGCTCGGCCCGATCCAGGTGCTCGTGAACAACGCGGCCAACGACAAGCGTCACACGCTGGCCTCGGTCACGCCCGAGTCGTTCGACGCGGGCGTGGCGGTGAACCTTCGCCATCAACTGTTCGCGGCGCAAGCCGTGGCGGAAGACATGAAAGCGGCGCGCGCGGGCTCGATCATCAATCTGGGTTCGATCAGCTGGATGCTCAAGCAGGCGGAAATGCCGGTCTACACGATGAGCAAGTCGGCGGTGCAAGGCTTGACGCGCGGCCTCGCGAAAGACCTGGGCGCGCATGGCATCCGCGTGAACACGCTCGTGCCGGGCTGGGTGATGACCGAGAAGCAGCGCCGCCTGTGGCTCGACGACGAAGGCCGCGCGAACATCAAGCGCGGCCAGTGCATCGGCGAGGAGCTGCTGCCCGCCGACCTCGCGCGCATGGCGCTGTTCCTCGCCGCCGACGACAGCCGCATGATCACGGCGCAGGACGTGGTGGTCGACGGAGGCTGGGCATGA
- a CDS encoding SMP-30/gluconolactonase/LRE family protein — MSAPRETQGEDVAGLLVPVQCELGEGATWCARSGRLYWTDIEGKRLFRYDAQASGEQPQTWTMPERLACFALCEDPNTLLLGLESRLAFFDLATGEIESIVEVEPGVPTRLNDGRCDRQGRFVFGTKYEGAPMQAIGGFYRLNHDLTLERLPLPAPAISNSIAFSPDGATMYFCDTLTGEIQACDYGADGTIANARCFVKLTDPTGGPDGSTVDAEGGLWNAQWGGARVVRYGADGVETARVNIPTAQPSCVTLGGALLDTLYVTSARAEMSDEALAREPQAGGVFAAHVAHTGLTEPLFAGRRSESRNA; from the coding sequence ATGAGCGCGCCGCGCGAAACGCAAGGCGAGGACGTTGCCGGACTGCTCGTGCCCGTGCAGTGCGAACTGGGCGAAGGGGCGACGTGGTGCGCGCGCAGCGGCCGGCTCTACTGGACCGATATCGAAGGCAAACGCCTGTTCCGTTACGACGCGCAGGCTTCGGGCGAGCAGCCGCAAACGTGGACGATGCCCGAGCGTCTCGCGTGCTTCGCGCTGTGCGAGGACCCAAACACGCTGCTGCTCGGGCTCGAATCGCGGCTCGCGTTCTTCGACCTGGCAACGGGCGAGATCGAGAGCATCGTGGAAGTCGAGCCGGGCGTGCCCACGCGCCTGAACGACGGCCGCTGCGACCGCCAGGGCCGCTTCGTGTTCGGCACGAAATACGAAGGCGCGCCGATGCAGGCGATCGGCGGGTTCTACCGGCTGAATCACGATCTCACGCTGGAGCGCCTGCCGCTGCCCGCGCCCGCGATCTCGAACAGCATTGCGTTCAGCCCCGACGGCGCGACGATGTACTTTTGCGACACGCTCACGGGCGAGATCCAGGCATGCGACTACGGCGCCGACGGGACGATTGCTAACGCTCGCTGCTTCGTGAAGCTCACGGACCCAACCGGCGGCCCCGATGGCTCGACGGTGGACGCGGAAGGCGGCCTCTGGAATGCGCAATGGGGCGGCGCGCGCGTGGTGCGCTACGGCGCCGATGGCGTGGAAACGGCGCGCGTAAACATTCCCACAGCGCAGCCAAGCTGCGTTACCCTCGGCGGTGCGTTGCTGGACACCCTTTACGTGACGAGTGCGCGCGCGGAAATGAGCGACGAAGCGCTCGCGCGCGAACCGCAGGCGGGCGGCGTGTTCGCGGCCCACGTGGCGCACACGGGCCTTACCGAGCCGCTGTTTGCGGGGCGCCGGAGCGAGTCGCGTAACGCGTAA